The bacterium genome window below encodes:
- a CDS encoding cyclic nucleotide-binding domain-containing protein — protein MSEFAYLGDCPLFQGLSLEQRAAVYGLCELAEYREGEAIFSEGDASDLVFVVCEGHVRISIATSGAGEEALAICEPGDSFGEVDLLSDAPAARSANAVAHTACELATLSRAALLELTERDPELGYRLARNAIAGLGERIRRTNQKLRFFAAANLFG, from the coding sequence ATGTCGGAGTTCGCCTACCTCGGAGACTGCCCCCTCTTCCAGGGCCTGTCTCTCGAACAGCGCGCGGCGGTCTACGGCCTCTGCGAGCTCGCCGAGTACCGCGAAGGGGAGGCGATCTTTTCCGAAGGCGACGCCTCGGACCTGGTCTTCGTCGTGTGCGAAGGCCACGTCCGGATCTCGATCGCCACCTCGGGTGCGGGCGAGGAAGCCCTGGCGATCTGCGAGCCGGGGGATTCCTTCGGCGAGGTCGACCTCCTGAGCGACGCGCCGGCGGCGCGAAGCGCCAACGCGGTCGCCCACACGGCCTGCGAGCTCGCGACCCTCTCACGCGCCGCCCTCCTCGAGCTGACCGAGCGCGATCCCGAGCTCGGCTACCGGCTCGCCCGGAACGCGATCGCCGGGCTCGGCGAGCGCATCCGTCGGACGAACCAGAAGCTTCGCTTCTTCGCGGCGGCCAATCTCTTCGGCTGA
- a CDS encoding sigma-70 family RNA polymerase sigma factor → MSGLVRLFVVLATGSPRRSEEVDWFAELEAIGREDLAALARVRRLVTVQLIRLGAYEQHDAWDDLAQEVVIRSWRAHRDGKIKEAARFPGFVRSATRNAYVDWLRSRRRVADVPDESMDRIGEPESDGRALDPGTQLVLRNALERLPERLRVVVEAIYVEGLSYDEAAERLGRPRGTINRQQREAMSHLRKSVLAAGGGSAE, encoded by the coding sequence GTGTCGGGACTCGTTCGACTCTTCGTCGTCCTCGCCACGGGGTCGCCCCGGCGCTCCGAGGAGGTCGACTGGTTCGCCGAGCTCGAGGCGATCGGACGAGAGGATCTCGCGGCGCTCGCGCGGGTTCGCCGTCTCGTCACGGTCCAGCTGATCCGCCTGGGGGCGTACGAACAGCACGACGCCTGGGACGACCTCGCTCAGGAGGTCGTGATCCGGTCCTGGCGCGCCCATCGCGACGGGAAGATCAAGGAGGCCGCCCGGTTTCCCGGTTTCGTTCGCAGCGCGACCCGGAACGCCTACGTCGACTGGCTCCGCAGCCGGCGCCGCGTGGCGGACGTGCCGGACGAGTCGATGGATCGGATCGGCGAGCCCGAGAGCGACGGCCGAGCGCTCGATCCCGGGACGCAGCTCGTCCTGCGCAACGCGCTCGAGCGGCTGCCGGAGCGTCTCCGCGTGGTCGTGGAGGCGATCTACGTCGAAGGCTTGAGCTACGACGAGGCCGCGGAGCGACTGGGGCGACCGCGTGGGACGATCAATCGTCAACAACGCGAGGCGATGTCCCACTTGCGCAAGTCGGTCCTCGCGGCGGGCGGAGGGAGCGCAGAATGA
- a CDS encoding efflux RND transporter permease subunit, producing the protein MSSHPSRARSPRRLVEDAIAAIGLWSWHHPFVAVGLTLVGVGALAASLPQLVFESDVDRYLPPDDPIRVDYDALRDQFGRDDLLYLAITPPEIFDPGFLARLREIHERLEDELPFVEEVQSLVNARQTRGEGDTLLVDELLEEWPGSAEEIAAIAARARANPFYRNLYLSEDGLTTGIVIEPMTFQPVEDDDLSGFEDDAPETEATEEDDPLYLTGFQTAELVNASHAFVASLDLGDDTEVHLMGSPITNQEIQEQTARDMVVFSALSIAVIALLLGVVFRRVLAILMPLSLVVLAVVATVGALAVVGRPLTFVSQIIPSFILAVGVGFSVHVLAIYFQAIDHRQARLDAIEYALRHSGPAIVMSSLTTAGGMASFMSSGLAPIRDIGIFVPLGVLIAAFLSIGLVPACLAIAPLRLRARHEEGELPPIERALIACGLFGTRHRIAVPVVALVALVVAGAGITRISQSYNPLEWLPEDNRARVASEYLNIHLGGSAGMELVYDGGEENALHDPEVLARLDAMQRYVETHPGENFAFRKTVSVADIAKEIHQALHGGEADEYRIADDRLLVAQELLLFENSGSDDLEDVVDSSFRLARISLRGEHTEATNYLRYLREHSPNLREIGGDADLTITGFYAIASHVAQLTVDTSIRSYIIAFLTITPLMMLFIGSLRTGIVSMAPNLMPIAMVMGIMGWSGAPLDIFTVLIGGIALGLVVDDTIHILHGFRRNFEETGSIEQATAETMRTTGRALLFTTVVLTCAFSIYGFASAGTVVNFGLLSALAVFLAFVFDIFLSPALLALVYQGRERDEA; encoded by the coding sequence GTGTCGTCGCATCCGTCCCGTGCCCGCTCTCCCCGCCGCCTCGTCGAGGATGCGATCGCCGCCATCGGCCTCTGGAGCTGGCACCACCCCTTCGTCGCCGTCGGTCTGACGCTGGTCGGCGTCGGGGCGCTCGCGGCGTCGCTCCCGCAGCTCGTCTTCGAGAGCGACGTCGATCGCTACCTCCCGCCGGACGATCCGATCCGGGTGGACTACGACGCGCTCCGGGATCAGTTCGGGCGAGACGATCTGCTCTATCTCGCGATCACGCCGCCCGAGATCTTCGATCCCGGGTTCCTGGCGCGCCTGCGCGAGATCCACGAACGCCTCGAGGACGAGCTCCCCTTCGTCGAGGAGGTGCAGAGCCTCGTCAATGCCCGCCAGACGCGCGGGGAGGGGGACACGCTGCTCGTCGACGAGCTGCTCGAGGAGTGGCCCGGGTCTGCAGAGGAGATCGCGGCGATCGCCGCCCGCGCCCGCGCCAATCCCTTCTACCGGAATCTCTATCTCTCCGAAGACGGCCTCACGACCGGGATCGTGATCGAGCCGATGACCTTCCAGCCCGTGGAGGACGACGACCTCTCTGGCTTCGAAGACGACGCGCCGGAGACGGAGGCGACCGAAGAAGACGATCCGCTCTACCTGACGGGCTTCCAGACGGCGGAACTCGTGAACGCGTCGCACGCCTTCGTGGCCTCCCTCGACCTCGGGGACGACACCGAGGTCCACCTGATGGGCTCGCCCATCACGAATCAGGAGATCCAGGAGCAGACCGCCCGAGACATGGTCGTCTTCTCCGCGCTCTCGATCGCCGTGATCGCGTTGCTCCTGGGGGTCGTCTTCCGGCGGGTGCTCGCGATCCTGATGCCGCTCTCACTGGTCGTCCTGGCGGTGGTCGCGACGGTGGGGGCACTTGCCGTCGTCGGCCGGCCGCTCACCTTCGTCAGTCAGATCATCCCGTCGTTCATTCTCGCGGTCGGGGTCGGCTTCTCCGTCCATGTCCTCGCGATCTATTTCCAGGCGATCGATCACCGCCAGGCGCGGCTGGACGCGATCGAGTACGCGCTTCGCCACTCGGGGCCGGCGATCGTGATGAGCAGCCTGACGACCGCCGGCGGAATGGCCTCCTTCATGTCGTCGGGCCTCGCCCCGATCCGGGACATCGGGATCTTCGTTCCGCTCGGCGTCCTGATCGCCGCCTTCCTGTCGATCGGCCTCGTGCCGGCGTGCCTCGCGATCGCGCCGCTCCGGCTTCGCGCGCGACACGAGGAGGGCGAGCTTCCGCCGATCGAGCGGGCCCTGATCGCCTGCGGCCTCTTCGGCACGCGCCACCGAATCGCCGTCCCGGTCGTCGCCCTGGTCGCCCTCGTGGTCGCCGGCGCCGGAATCACGCGCATCAGTCAGAGCTACAACCCGCTCGAGTGGCTGCCCGAGGACAACCGCGCGCGGGTGGCGAGCGAGTACCTGAACATCCACCTGGGTGGTTCCGCCGGAATGGAGCTCGTCTACGACGGCGGCGAGGAGAACGCGCTCCATGACCCCGAGGTGCTGGCTCGGCTCGATGCGATGCAGCGCTACGTCGAGACCCATCCCGGCGAGAACTTCGCCTTCCGGAAGACGGTCTCCGTGGCGGACATCGCGAAGGAGATCCATCAGGCGCTCCACGGGGGCGAGGCCGACGAGTATCGGATCGCGGACGATCGCCTGCTCGTGGCGCAGGAGCTCCTCCTCTTCGAGAATTCGGGCAGTGACGATCTCGAGGACGTGGTCGATTCGTCTTTCCGGCTGGCCCGCATCTCGCTTCGCGGGGAACACACGGAGGCGACGAACTATCTCCGCTACCTGCGAGAGCACTCGCCGAATCTCCGCGAGATCGGAGGCGACGCCGACCTCACGATCACCGGCTTCTACGCGATCGCGTCCCACGTCGCCCAGCTGACCGTCGACACCTCGATCCGCTCCTACATCATCGCCTTCCTCACGATCACGCCCCTGATGATGCTCTTCATCGGCAGTCTACGGACCGGGATCGTGAGCATGGCGCCGAACCTCATGCCGATCGCCATGGTCATGGGCATCATGGGTTGGTCCGGCGCGCCGCTCGACATCTTCACCGTCCTGATCGGCGGCATCGCCCTGGGTCTCGTCGTCGACGACACGATCCACATCCTGCATGGCTTCCGCCGGAACTTCGAGGAGACGGGGAGCATCGAGCAGGCGACGGCGGAGACGATGCGCACGACCGGACGGGCGCTGCTGTTCACGACGGTCGTCCTGACCTGCGCCTTCTCGATCTACGGCTTCGCCTCGGCGGGGACGGTCGTGAACTTCGGCCTGCTGAGCGCGCTCGCCGTCTTCCTCGCCTTCGTCTTCGATATCTTCCTGTCCCCGGCGCTGCTCGCGCTGGTGTATCAGGGGCGAGAGCGAGACGAGGCGTAG
- a CDS encoding sulfatase, with product MRLLRDTSLVLRVALPAIFVLAVLDAVVVGLLAHVGWADPSRFTLLLLRDVAWNTGVLLSVALALAAGGAVSLLLLARIGLDAHRVALLIAAGLSALLGLVSLHHALEASLAASSVRLSAFAGYGLWTLCVLGVGLFSVPSGRSAARPVWTVVLVAAAPLFLGVWVDAVRVDGEGEEERTLHGTREAEGLPIADTIVLVTLDTTRFDAIGYSNSGRTRTPVLDRLAREGAAYTQATTPTPLTLPAHTSMMTGRSPWDHGVVVNGARVPTEVPVLAEMLSAAGWRTGAFVTAPVVEAETGLGRGFEVFDGVMSGSRLPAKAMATTRIMRRLGFYRYPHVRPGRVATDAALAWLEREDPRPEFLWLHLFDSHAPYEASVPPDCPHQAELAALPPGKAAEYDRSHRAPDWYAEHMHELYDREVEGMDRQLGRLVDTLDRSGRLEDSLIVVIADHGESFEAPRRFDHAATLTNETLRIPLVVRFPGVVDPGVRSRELVSVEDVYATVLEAAGFLDANASSSSMSLLVPFLRPMDATPRSFTRHETFPHPMASAGERLIATRTGRSMLVFAPESDAQAFFHLDDAEVRDRIGDTERGAELASLIEKLENGETASSTKRVADLDLIDDHETMEMLQSLGYVN from the coding sequence ATGAGACTGCTTCGAGATACTTCGCTCGTTCTTCGGGTCGCGCTGCCGGCGATCTTCGTGCTCGCCGTGCTGGACGCCGTGGTCGTCGGCCTGCTGGCCCACGTCGGCTGGGCAGATCCTTCGCGCTTCACGCTGCTCCTGCTGCGGGACGTGGCCTGGAACACGGGCGTACTCCTGTCGGTCGCCCTCGCGTTGGCCGCGGGCGGCGCCGTGTCGCTGCTCCTGCTGGCCCGAATCGGACTGGATGCGCACCGCGTCGCCCTCCTGATCGCGGCCGGACTGAGCGCTCTGCTGGGGCTCGTTTCTCTTCATCACGCCCTCGAGGCATCCCTCGCCGCGTCTTCGGTTCGGCTGTCCGCGTTCGCGGGCTACGGGCTGTGGACGCTCTGCGTGCTCGGCGTCGGTCTCTTCTCGGTGCCTTCGGGCCGGAGCGCGGCGCGCCCGGTCTGGACCGTCGTGCTCGTCGCAGCCGCACCACTCTTCCTGGGCGTCTGGGTGGACGCAGTTCGGGTCGACGGAGAAGGAGAGGAGGAACGCACGTTGCACGGTACGCGGGAAGCCGAAGGCCTTCCCATCGCCGACACGATCGTGCTGGTCACCCTCGACACCACGCGATTCGACGCCATCGGGTACTCGAACTCGGGTCGCACCCGGACGCCCGTGCTCGATCGGCTGGCCCGGGAAGGGGCGGCGTACACGCAGGCGACGACGCCGACGCCGCTTACGCTCCCCGCGCACACCTCGATGATGACGGGGCGCTCGCCCTGGGATCACGGCGTCGTGGTGAACGGCGCGCGCGTCCCGACCGAGGTCCCCGTTCTGGCCGAAATGCTGAGTGCCGCCGGCTGGCGGACGGGCGCGTTCGTCACCGCCCCGGTCGTGGAAGCGGAGACGGGTCTGGGACGCGGCTTCGAGGTCTTCGATGGGGTGATGTCGGGCAGCCGACTGCCGGCGAAGGCGATGGCGACGACGCGGATCATGCGTCGACTCGGGTTCTACCGGTATCCGCACGTCCGCCCCGGCCGCGTCGCGACCGACGCCGCACTCGCCTGGCTCGAGCGGGAGGATCCTCGCCCCGAGTTCCTCTGGCTCCACTTGTTCGACAGCCACGCGCCCTACGAGGCGAGCGTGCCTCCGGATTGCCCCCATCAGGCGGAGCTCGCCGCGCTCCCTCCCGGAAAGGCGGCCGAGTACGACCGTTCCCATCGCGCTCCCGATTGGTACGCGGAGCACATGCACGAGCTCTACGACCGTGAAGTCGAAGGGATGGATCGACAGCTCGGACGCCTCGTCGACACCCTCGACCGGAGCGGGAGACTCGAAGACAGCTTGATCGTCGTGATCGCGGACCACGGCGAGAGCTTCGAGGCGCCCAGGCGCTTCGACCACGCGGCGACGCTCACGAACGAGACCCTTCGGATCCCGCTCGTCGTCCGCTTCCCCGGCGTCGTCGATCCGGGCGTGCGATCGCGTGAGCTCGTCAGCGTCGAGGACGTGTACGCGACCGTCCTCGAAGCGGCAGGCTTCCTGGATGCGAACGCGTCCTCGTCGTCCATGAGCCTGCTGGTGCCATTCTTGCGGCCGATGGACGCGACACCCCGCTCCTTCACCCGACACGAGACCTTCCCCCATCCGATGGCCAGTGCCGGCGAACGCCTGATCGCCACGCGGACGGGTCGATCGATGCTGGTCTTCGCGCCGGAGAGCGACGCGCAGGCGTTCTTCCATCTCGACGACGCCGAGGTGCGCGATCGCATCGGCGACACCGAGCGGGGTGCCGAGCTCGCGAGCCTGATCGAGAAGCTCGAAAATGGGGAGACGGCGTCGAGCACGAAGCGCGTGGCCGATCTCGACCTGATCGACGACCACGAGACGATGGAGATGCTGCAGAGCCTCGGGTACGTGAACTAG
- a CDS encoding DUF928 domain-containing protein, whose amino-acid sequence MSESDARRLERLWRALEGSDLPSPDLVARYVDDPNGLSPEERDAIDRALAHSAAVIDEADTLRGFDFSALEADRRAAEVGAGRAGWALRWRPWAWAAAAAAVALFVSVALLDDVGETGPTAPPTPPTLADRGSAPAPSRPEASEEDESGTPPVPRLAEAVAPDLIEPEPDLAPVEPAVEAPEALALAPDPAPPAPTSVGPSPAPSAPPEEAPVRPAERPREMLLAMATPAYQPAFGLDVPGGPGWTLRSVSDEDLSIAVVSPDHVTRVSVERPVLHWAIDGLPADGGFYLSVLDGEGEPVIEDQHLPSPVAVGLQRTPLASLPLVDGRTLPEGETLRWSIEWREGLEAPTGAVDFGWLRLSPLELDAVAALASTADANRSAFFAGEGCFHESLEAALALRDAHPDAAFVDASIRTLLERTRDAARAVLAIERDPGR is encoded by the coding sequence ATGAGCGAATCCGATGCGCGCAGACTCGAGCGCCTCTGGCGGGCGCTGGAAGGCAGCGACCTCCCGTCGCCGGACCTCGTCGCGCGCTACGTCGACGATCCGAACGGTCTCTCTCCGGAGGAGCGCGACGCGATCGACCGCGCCCTCGCGCATTCGGCGGCGGTGATCGACGAGGCCGACACCCTCCGCGGCTTCGACTTCTCGGCCCTCGAGGCCGATCGTCGCGCGGCCGAGGTCGGCGCCGGCCGCGCCGGATGGGCGCTCCGCTGGCGCCCGTGGGCGTGGGCCGCCGCCGCGGCCGCCGTAGCGCTCTTCGTGAGCGTCGCCCTGCTCGACGACGTGGGGGAGACGGGACCGACTGCCCCCCCGACACCTCCGACGCTCGCGGACCGCGGATCGGCGCCCGCGCCTTCGCGCCCCGAGGCGTCGGAGGAGGACGAATCGGGCACGCCGCCGGTGCCGCGGCTGGCGGAGGCGGTCGCGCCCGATCTGATCGAGCCGGAGCCCGACCTCGCGCCCGTCGAGCCCGCGGTCGAGGCGCCCGAAGCCCTCGCGCTCGCGCCCGACCCCGCGCCACCCGCACCGACGTCCGTCGGCCCGTCGCCGGCGCCGAGTGCCCCTCCCGAAGAAGCGCCGGTCCGGCCGGCCGAGCGCCCACGCGAGATGCTGCTCGCGATGGCGACACCGGCCTACCAGCCCGCCTTCGGTCTCGACGTGCCCGGCGGCCCCGGCTGGACACTGCGGAGCGTTTCGGACGAGGACCTCTCGATCGCGGTCGTTTCCCCGGACCACGTGACACGCGTGAGTGTCGAGCGTCCCGTGTTGCATTGGGCGATCGATGGACTCCCCGCGGACGGCGGGTTCTACCTGAGCGTGCTCGACGGCGAGGGTGAGCCGGTGATCGAGGACCAGCACCTGCCGTCGCCGGTCGCCGTCGGCTTGCAGCGAACGCCGCTCGCCTCACTGCCCCTCGTCGACGGTCGGACGCTCCCGGAGGGCGAGACGCTTCGTTGGTCGATCGAGTGGCGGGAAGGTCTCGAGGCCCCGACCGGCGCCGTCGATTTCGGTTGGCTGCGTCTCTCGCCGCTCGAACTGGATGCAGTGGCTGCGCTCGCATCTACGGCAGACGCGAATCGTTCCGCCTTCTTCGCGGGGGAGGGCTGCTTCCACGAATCCCTGGAGGCGGCGCTCGCGCTCCGCGACGCCCATCCAGACGCGGCGTTCGTCGACGCATCGATCCGAACGCTGCTCGAGCGAACCCGGGACGCCGCGCGCG
- a CDS encoding SDR family NAD(P)-dependent oxidoreductase, with the protein MGSLDGMTAIVTGATRGVGRGVAVELAAQGAHVTITGRTEREGDSRWPGSLESTIEEARALGGTIEGRVCDHRNDEQVGEVFARVDEERGGLDLLVNNAFLIPDDMDPQLPFWETGLDCWDDMHEVGVRSAYVGTWYASRIMLRQKRGVIAFVSSEGARYYTLHPAYGAAKSALDRTARDCGHELGPHGVMTVAVWPSFVTTERLLALDPVEWNLDFDGAESPRFAGRGIAAILTDPERMTKNGRVYTSRALADEYGFTDVDGSLPSGAADPGPPAPLFPEESDA; encoded by the coding sequence ATGGGATCCCTGGACGGAATGACGGCGATCGTGACCGGCGCCACCCGAGGCGTCGGGCGCGGGGTCGCGGTCGAGCTGGCGGCGCAAGGCGCCCACGTGACGATCACCGGTCGGACCGAACGCGAAGGCGACAGCCGCTGGCCCGGCAGCCTCGAGTCGACGATCGAGGAGGCCCGCGCCCTCGGCGGGACGATCGAGGGGCGGGTCTGCGATCACCGCAACGACGAGCAGGTCGGCGAAGTCTTCGCCCGCGTCGACGAGGAGCGCGGCGGACTCGACCTGCTCGTGAACAACGCCTTCCTCATTCCCGACGACATGGACCCGCAGCTGCCCTTCTGGGAGACGGGACTCGACTGCTGGGACGACATGCACGAGGTCGGGGTCCGCTCGGCCTACGTCGGAACCTGGTACGCCTCGAGGATCATGCTCCGCCAGAAGCGCGGCGTGATCGCGTTCGTGAGCTCCGAAGGCGCGCGCTACTACACGCTCCACCCGGCCTACGGCGCGGCCAAGAGCGCCCTCGACCGGACCGCTCGCGACTGCGGGCACGAGCTGGGGCCCCACGGCGTGATGACCGTCGCGGTCTGGCCTTCCTTCGTGACGACCGAGCGGCTCCTCGCCCTCGACCCGGTCGAGTGGAACCTCGACTTCGACGGCGCCGAATCGCCTCGCTTCGCCGGTCGCGGGATCGCCGCGATCCTGACCGACCCGGAGCGCATGACCAAGAACGGCCGCGTCTACACGAGCCGCGCCCTCGCCGACGAGTACGGCTTCACCGACGTCGACGGCAGCCTCCCCTCCGGCGCCGCCGACCCGGGGCCGCCCGCGCCGCTCTTCCCCGAAGAATCGGACGCATGA
- a CDS encoding VOC family protein, with protein MTTLGEGFGRIVQMAYLVDDIEAAMSTWLAQAGLGPWTWFRNIELDTEFDGRRFTLHIHEALAYMGELQIQLVQSLDPVETVTPYQDALQAGRFGVHHTAFFADDFDATLARARKQGFERTCTMRDKAGFRYAYCQSKAMPDVWIEFLESYPALHTIFADGIAAAANWDGRDPIRTFEYADL; from the coding sequence ATGACCACACTCGGAGAGGGCTTCGGCCGGATCGTCCAGATGGCCTACCTCGTGGACGACATCGAGGCGGCGATGTCGACCTGGCTCGCGCAGGCGGGGCTCGGTCCCTGGACCTGGTTTCGCAACATCGAGCTCGACACCGAGTTCGATGGCCGGCGCTTCACGCTCCACATCCACGAAGCCCTCGCCTACATGGGCGAGCTCCAGATCCAGCTCGTCCAGTCCCTCGACCCCGTCGAGACCGTGACGCCCTACCAGGACGCGCTGCAGGCGGGTCGATTCGGCGTCCACCACACGGCCTTCTTCGCCGACGACTTCGACGCGACCCTCGCCCGCGCGCGGAAGCAGGGCTTCGAGCGGACCTGCACGATGCGCGACAAGGCCGGCTTCCGATACGCCTATTGCCAATCGAAGGCGATGCCCGACGTCTGGATCGAGTTCCTCGAGTCCTACCCGGCGCTCCACACGATCTTCGCGGACGGGATCGCCGCTGCGGCGAATTGGGATGGCCGGGATCCGATCCGGACCTTCGAGTACGCGGACCTCTGA
- a CDS encoding Stp1/IreP family PP2C-type Ser/Thr phosphatase: MAKRATDDEGREAWAGFAISIAGTTHVGRVRKTNQDAFDRFDDEVRDEILLVVADGMGGHRGGEVASRMAVGTLGKLVRDLDGEPAERLGAALERANREIHQLGQKDSMLRGMGTTAVALLLRPEGAVVLGHVGDSRIYRLRDGCFEALTEDHSMVARWLKEGLIDEEAARDHPQRNQIDRALGAAETVQPDLIERDLLPGDLYLLCSDGLTGMLADEELRRLAMRSRDPHAIVAWMIDAANQSGGKDNVTALVARLDRP; the protein is encoded by the coding sequence ATGGCGAAACGAGCGACCGACGACGAAGGACGTGAGGCCTGGGCCGGGTTCGCGATCAGCATCGCGGGCACGACCCACGTCGGCCGTGTGCGCAAGACGAACCAGGACGCCTTCGATCGTTTCGACGACGAGGTCCGCGACGAGATCCTGCTCGTGGTGGCCGACGGGATGGGCGGCCACCGCGGCGGTGAGGTCGCGAGTCGGATGGCGGTCGGAACCCTCGGCAAGCTGGTGCGCGATCTCGACGGCGAGCCGGCGGAGCGACTGGGCGCCGCGCTCGAACGCGCCAACCGCGAGATCCACCAGCTCGGTCAGAAGGACTCGATGCTCCGCGGGATGGGGACGACCGCCGTGGCGCTCCTGCTCCGACCCGAAGGTGCCGTGGTTCTCGGGCACGTCGGCGACAGCCGCATCTACCGCCTGCGGGACGGCTGCTTCGAAGCCTTGACCGAGGACCACTCGATGGTGGCGCGTTGGCTGAAGGAAGGGCTGATCGACGAGGAGGCGGCGCGTGATCATCCCCAGCGCAACCAGATCGACCGCGCGCTGGGGGCGGCCGAGACGGTCCAGCCCGACCTGATCGAGCGCGATCTCCTCCCGGGCGACCTCTACCTGCTCTGCAGCGACGGTTTGACCGGCATGCTCGCCGACGAGGAGCTGCGGCGACTGGCCATGCGCTCGCGGGATCCGCACGCGATCGTCGCCTGGATGATCGACGCGGCGAACCAGTCCGGCGGGAAGGACAACGTGACCGCGCTCGTCGCGCGGTTGGATCGGCCCTAG